One window from the genome of candidate division WOR-3 bacterium encodes:
- a CDS encoding ATP-binding protein: MRELSISFVLLFLLFVCLDVSTTFYSFRIREVLFEEIDNRIILAGEKLKKEINKSGRITLDLKKVYSTINECSLDWIEVFDSNKNLVLNSDFKVRFIPEIFPDTANFWGERYGLIPFDAGYLLIKTSDKELSLLKGIFRFSFFLKAMVYFSFFALGFYIFWVFSYPFKKVRELTGGKKQSIEEGMRMIREMIKDYREKLKSVEEREKEVRQRLFLLRLGENVSQVLHEIRNATGTILGLGKLVNDEKIKEGILEETKKLNDFSAHLLSLAGPLKLKKEKTNIKELINDVIHRLDNKMNVEIKTKIPEKLILKLDRELIEKAIYNILDNALDACKEKGEIYITVEEKKKGINILIKDTGIGMDRKTLSSIFNLFFTKKDGGVGVGMAVTKRIVESHGGDIKVKSKKGKGSSFLLTLPFEE, from the coding sequence ATGCGTGAACTTTCAATAAGTTTTGTATTACTTTTTCTCTTATTTGTCTGTCTTGATGTCTCTACGACATTTTATTCTTTTAGAATAAGAGAAGTCCTCTTTGAAGAAATTGATAATAGGATAATCTTAGCTGGAGAGAAATTAAAAAAAGAGATTAATAAAAGTGGAAGAATTACTCTTGATTTGAAAAAAGTTTATTCGACTATTAACGAATGTTCTCTTGATTGGATAGAGGTATTTGATTCTAATAAAAATTTAGTGTTGAATTCAGATTTTAAGGTTCGATTTATTCCGGAAATTTTCCCTGATACTGCAAATTTCTGGGGTGAGAGATACGGATTAATCCCTTTTGATGCAGGTTATTTACTCATTAAGACTTCAGATAAAGAGTTATCTCTCTTAAAAGGGATTTTTCGTTTTTCTTTTTTTCTAAAAGCTATGGTTTATTTTTCTTTTTTCGCTCTTGGGTTTTATATCTTCTGGGTTTTCTCTTATCCTTTTAAAAAAGTTAGAGAGCTAACGGGAGGGAAAAAACAGAGTATAGAAGAGGGGATGAGGATGATAAGGGAAATGATAAAAGATTATAGAGAAAAATTAAAGAGTGTGGAGGAGAGAGAGAAAGAAGTTAGGCAAAGGCTATTTCTCTTAAGATTGGGAGAGAATGTGTCTCAGGTTCTTCACGAGATAAGAAATGCTACAGGAACTATTCTTGGATTAGGTAAACTTGTAAATGATGAAAAAATAAAAGAAGGGATTCTTGAAGAGACAAAAAAATTAAATGATTTTTCTGCCCATTTGCTTTCTCTTGCTGGCCCTCTTAAACTTAAGAAAGAAAAAACCAACATAAAGGAGTTGATAAATGATGTAATTCATAGGTTAGATAACAAAATGAATGTAGAGATAAAGACCAAGATTCCAGAGAAATTGATCTTGAAATTGGATAGAGAATTAATAGAAAAAGCAATATACAACATACTTGACAATGCATTAGATGCTTGTAAGGAGAAAGGGGAAATTTATATCACAGTTGAAGAAAAGAAAAAGGGGATTAATATATTAATAAAAGATACAGGAATTGGTATGGATAGAAAAACGCTTTCTTCTATTTTTAATTTATTTTTTACAAAGAAAGATGGTGGTGTTGGAGTAGGAATGGCTGTAACAAAAAGGATTGTAGAGTCTCACGGGGGAGATATAAAAGTGAAGAGTAAAAAGGGTAAAGGTAGTAGTTTTCTCTTAACCCTCCCTTTTGAAGAATAA